The genomic interval CTGTGAGGGATTTGGAGGTCAGCATGGGATAGAGCCGCTCCGCCAGAACCGTGTGGAGATGAGCATCGGATAGGTAAAGATGCCACTTTGCGACATCAATATAGACGTTTTCACCGATCTCAGCAGCCAGGGATTCGATCGCTTCACTGGAACTAATATTTGCCATTGGAATCACCCCTTTTTGTCATTTGGCTGATTTCGTCGTTTTTTTCTGATTTGTAGGTTGAAACCCGATGCCCGCTTCAGTGGTGGAACTGGAAGCAGGAGGGTTGTATTTGGCGATCGCAAAGATAAAAACTGCGTGGGCAACTAGAAATCCTGCCCAAACTGCCGTAAATCCAGGTGTCCAGGGTGGCCCCCCAGGAACTCCCAGATCTGATTTGTCCCCCAAAACCCGGAAAAACCAAAGCCCAGAATTAACAACCGCAAAAATCGCCACATGCAGGGCAAA from Kovacikia minuta CCNUW1 carries:
- a CDS encoding 2TM domain-containing protein is translated as MPPRWPRKPDRNDPDYRRLDDRMNFALHVAIFAVVNSGLWFFRVLGDKSDLGVPGGPPWTPGFTAVWAGFLVAHAVFIFAIAKYNPPASSSTTEAGIGFQPTNQKKTTKSAK
- a CDS encoding DUF3181 family protein; amino-acid sequence: MANISSSEAIESLAAEIGENVYIDVAKWHLYLSDAHLHTVLAERLYPMLTSKSLTEDEVLKVLQSIPIKLGGGKREVPLSDLLPMQCQVSLMDLLEEFQRKL